A genomic segment from Lutzomyia longipalpis isolate SR_M1_2022 chromosome 3, ASM2433408v1 encodes:
- the LOC129793709 gene encoding uncharacterized protein LOC129793709 yields the protein MKFGNYNLASARTEKSTRSLLLFRFRKVKNTANQLVGRFHHKIGTFRKTRSESPLSFRASLFDRTNTKPAEKVEKFSPADFPKTHFAEDNHYVFGSDLKRLVLNHRLLGRRNPIAMEHLYSSIGRPEPDEDAASNPVSTWRTNRSRGSKIPQNQITGEARNVDTRAALEAQQVDEELEYQVLKDYFDTYSYSEIIKDADFKNYLSMKNYNDILEYLQAESVTGSAVNTLKSRKSMDATLTRTRGSRGDYRSMKKNSTLNNTRNNHAYEDVELRKYATLESTVARRGRYKTMNESYTLRRQPKPIPKVNQDALKARDANINDHYSTFPTQSKVKNKNFTHSLKRIKNVFNTDKQKATSCTNIQSPKDNVYKENIFKYHDKNCSYARSYCEIINFCQKFFTEASSRKKNLPYCRKKFSESDYNHVIGAFIKSKGYTSTKEYVEVKFGKILNRALKSNAIFTKPKGVRRTRRNPENERKAIQRFLYEDMFKTFDYVSRFPPRSVCSSCGQLTSKDELYRNTDTCFNIRYQDSNIGETLRRGEARRDARREQWDNDDDIPEFCYNLNYQPEETRHRRSHQVESTWNMPDSLEDSSETLCSSEMAVKPLLTDLFSF from the exons ATGAAGTTTGGCAATTACAATTTGGCCAGTGCGCGTACGGAAAAGTCAACACGGAGTCTCTTGCTCTTCCGCTTTAGGAAGGTCAAGAATACAGCTAATCAGCTCGTGGGGCgttttcatcacaaaattgGCACCTTCCGGAAGACACGCAGTGAATCTCCGCTCTCCTTCCGGGCTTCATTGTTTGATCGAACAAATACAAAACCCGCGGAAAAAGTGGAGAAGTTCAGTCCAGCTGATTTCCCAAAAACCCATTTCGCCGAGGATAATCACTATGTCTTTGGAAGTGACCTGAAGCGATTAGTGCTGAATCACAGGCTCCTTGGGAGGCGAAATCCCATTGCAATGGAGCACCTGTACTCCTCAATTGGACGCCCTGAACCGGATGAGGATGCAGCATCGAATCCTGTTAGCACTTGGCGCACAAATCGCAGCCGTGGGAGCAAGATCCCACAGAATCA GATCACCGGAGAGGCGCGAAATGTGGATACAAGAGCTGCTCTGGAGGCACAACAGGTGGACGAGGAGTTGGAGTATCAGGTGTTGAAGGATTACTTTGACACGTACTCCTATTCGGAAATCATAAAGGATGCAGACTTTAAGAATTATCTGAGTATGAAGAACTACAATGATATCTTGGAGTACCTACAGGCGGAAAGCGTGACGGGAAGTGCAGTGAATACGCTCAAGTCGAGGAAATCAATGGATGCCACATTGACACGTACACGTGGCTCACGTGGGGACTATCGGTCCATGAAGAAGAATAGTACGCTCAATAATACGAGAAACAATCATGCTTACGAAGATGTTGAGTTGCGGAAGTATGCAACGCTGGAGTCAACTGTTGCACGGCGTGGACGCTACAAGACAATGAATGAGAGCTACACGCTCAGGAGGCAACCAAAACCAATCCCAAAAGTCAATCAGGATGCCCTCAAGGCTAGAGATGCCAACATCAACGACCACTACTCGACATTCCCAACGCAGTCAAAGGTGAAGAATAAGAACTTCACGCACAGCCTCAAACGCATCAAGAATGTCTTCAATACGGACAAGCAGAAGGCAACAAGCTGCACAAACATCCAGTCCCCAAAGGACAACGTCTACAAGGAGAATATCTTCAAGTATCACGATAAGAATTGCTCCTACGCACGGAGTTACTGCGAAATTATAAACTTCTGCCAGAAGTTCTTCACTGAAGCAAGTAGCAGGAAGAAGAACCTCCCATACTGCCGTAAGAAGTTCTCCGAAAGTGACTACAATCACGTCATTGGAGCTTTCATCAAGTCCAAAGGATACACGAGCACCAAGGAGTACGTTGAGGTGAAATtcgggaaaattctcaatcgtGCTCTGAAGTCCAATGCTATCTTCACAAAGCCAAAAGGCGTTCGACGAACCCGGAGGAATCCTGAGAATGAACGCAAAGCAATTCAGAGATTCCTCTATGAGGATATGTTTAAGACTTTTGACTACGTAAGTCGCTTCCCACCGCGATCGGTTTGTAGTAGCTGTGGACAGCTCACGAGTAAGGATGAGCTGTACAGGAATACCGATACGTGCTTCAATATCCGGTATCAGGATAGCAATATTGGGGAAACACTACGAAGAGGAGAGGCACGGAGGGATGCAAGAAGGGAACAATGGGACAATGATGATGATATACCGGAATTTTGCTACAATCTCAACTACCAGCCTGAGGAAACGCGCCATAGAAGGAGTCATCAAGTGGAATCAACGTGGAACATGCCAGATAGCTTGGAGGACTCTTCCGAGACTCTCTGTTCCAGTGAAATGGCTGTAAAGCCCCTTTTAActgatttgttttctttttaa